The following coding sequences lie in one Saccopteryx bilineata isolate mSacBil1 chromosome X, mSacBil1_pri_phased_curated, whole genome shotgun sequence genomic window:
- the MED12 gene encoding mediator of RNA polymerase II transcription subunit 12 isoform X7, whose product MAAFGILSYEHRPLKRPRLGPPDVYPQDPKQKEDELTALNVKQGFNNQPAVSGDEHGTAKNVNFNPAKISSNFSSIIAEKLRCNTLPDTGRRKPQVNQKDNFWLVTPRSQSAINTWFTDLAGTKPLTQLAKKVPIFNKKEEVFGYLAKYTVPVMRAAWLIKMTCAYYAAINETKAKKRQVVDPFTEWTQIITKYLWEQLQKMAEYYRPGPAGGGGCGSTIGPLPHDVEVAIRQWDYNEKLAMFMFQDGMLDRHEFLTWVLECFEKIRPGEDELLKLLLPLLLRYSGEFVQSAYLSRRLAYFCTRRLALQLDGMSSHSAHVMSAQSTGTLPTTPAPQPPTSNAPSTPFSDLLMCPQHRPLVFGLSCILQTILLCCPSALVWHYSLTDSRIKTGSPLDHLPIAPSNLPMPEGNSAFTQQVRAKLREIEQQIKERGQAVEVRWSFDKCQEATAGFTIGRVLHTLEVLDSHSFERSDFSNSLDSLCNRIFGLGPSKDGHEISSDDDAVVSLLCEWAVSCKRSGRHRAMVVAKLLEKRQAEIEAERCGESEVADEKGSIASGSLSASSAPIFQDVLLQFLDTQAPMLTDPRSESERVEFFNLVLLFCELIRHDVFSHNMYTCTLISRGDLAFGAPGPRPPSPFDDPADDSERKEAEGSSSSKLEDPGLSESIDIDPSSSVLFEDMEKPDFSLFSPTMPCEGKGSPSPEKADVEKEVKPPAKEKIEGTLGVLYEQPRHVQYATHFPIPQEESCSHECNQRLVVLFGVGKQRDDARHAIKKITKDILKVLNRKGTAETDQLAPIVPLNPGDLTFLGGEDGQKRRRSRPEAFPTAEDIFAKFQHLSHYDQHQVTAQVSRNVLEQITSFALGMSYHLPLVQHVQFIFDLMEYSLSISGLIDFAIQLLNELSVVEAELLLKSSDLVGSYTTSLCLCIVAVLRHYHACLILNQDQMAQVFEGLCGVVKHGMNRSDGSSAERCILAYLYDLYTSCSHLKIKFGELFSDFCSKVKNTIYCNVEPSESNMRWAPEFMIDTLENPAAHTFTYMGLGKSLSENPANRYSFVCNALMHVCVGHHDPDRVNDIAILCAELTGYCKSLSAEWLGVLKALCCSSNNGTCGFNDLLCNVDVSDLSFHDSLATFVAILIARQCLLLEDLIRCAAIPSLLNAACSEQDSEPGARLTCRILLHLFKTPQLNPCQSDGTPSPDKPAVGIRSSCDRHLLAASQNRIVDGAVFAVLKAVFVLGDAELKGSGFTVTGGTEELAEEEGGGVSGGRRQGGRSVSVETASLDVYAKYVLRSICQQEWVGERCLKSLCEDSNDLQDPVLSSAQAQRLMQLICYPHRVLDSEDGENPQRQRIKRILQNLDQWTMRQSSLELQLMIKQTPNNEMNSLLENIAKATIEVFQQSAETGSSSGNTASNMASSNKTKPVLSSLERSGVWLVAPLIAKLPTSVQGHVLKAAGEELEKGQHLGSSSRKERDRQKQKSMSLLSQQPFLSLVLTCLKGQDEQREGLLTSLYSQVHQIVNNWRDDQYLDDCKPKQLMHEALKLRLNLVGGMFDTVQRSTQQTTEWAVLLLEIIISGTVDMQSNNELFTTVLDMLSVLINGTLAADMSSISQGSMEENKRAYMNLVKKLQKELGERQSDSLEKVYQLLPLPKPTRDVITCEPQGSLIDTKGNKIAGFDSIFKKEGLQVSTKQKISPWDLFEGLKPSAPLSWGWFGTVRVDRRVARGEEQQRLLLYHTHLRPRPRAYYLEPLPLPPEDEEPPAPTLLEPEKKPPEPPKTDKPGAAPASTEERKKKSTKGKKRSQPAAKTEEYGMGPGRSGPYGVTVPPDLLHHTNPGSITHVSYRQGPIGLYTQNQPLPAGGPRVDPYRPVRLPMQKLPARPPYPAVLPTAMTGVMGLEPSSYKPSMYRQQQPAVPQGQRLRQQLQAKIQSQGMLGQSSVHQMTPSSSYGLQTSQGYTPYVSHVGLQQHAGPTDPTRHLQQRPSGYVHQQAPSYGHGLTSTQRFSHQTLQQTSMIGSLTPLGAQGVQAAVRSAAILPEQQQQQQQQQQQQQQQQQQQQQQQQQQQQYHIRQQQQQQQQILRQQQQQQQQQPPPPQQAHQQPQQQPPPQPQQQQAAPPQPQPQSQPQFQRQGLQQTQQQQQTAALVRQLQQQLSNTQPQPSTNIFGRY is encoded by the exons ATGGCGGCTTTCGGGATCTTGAGCTACGAACACCGGCCCTTGAAGCGGCCGAGGCTGGGGCCTCCCGATGTGTACCCTCAAGACCCCAAACAGAAGGAG GATGAGCTGACGGCCTTGAATGTGAAACAAGGTTTCAATAACCAGCCGGCTGTCTCTGGGGATGAACATGGCACTGCCAAGAATGTCAACTTCAATCCTGCCAAG ATCAGTTCCAACTTCAGCAGCATTATTGCAGAGAAGTTACGTTGTAACACCCTCCCTGACACTGGTCGCAGGAAGCCCCAAGTGAACCAGAAGGACAACTTCTGGCTGGTGACTCCACGATCCCAGAGTGCCATTAACACCTGGTTCACTGACCTGGCTGGCACTAAGCCACTCACACAACTAGCCAAGAAG GTCCCCATTTTCAATAAGAAGGAAGAAGTGTTTGGGTACTTAGCCAAATACACAGTGCCTGTGATGAGGGCTGCCTGGCTCATTAAGATGACCTGTGCCTACTATGCAGCAATCAATGAGACCAAGGCTAAGAAGAGACAGGTCGTTGACCCCTTCACAG AGTGGACTCAGATCATCACCAAGTACTTATGGGAGCAGCTGCAAAAGATGGCTGAAtactaccggccagggcctgcgggCGGTGGGGGCTGCGGTTCCACTATAGGGCCCTTGCCCCATGATGTAGAGGTGGCAATACGACAGTGGGACTACAATGAGAAGCTGGCCATGTTCATGTTTCAG GACGGAATGCTGGATAGACACGAGTTCCTGACCTGGGTACTTGAGTGTTTTGAGAAAATCCGCCCTGGAGAAGATGAATTGCTTAaactgctgctgcccctgctgctTCGA TACTCTGGGGAATTCGTTCAGTCTGCATACCTCTCCCGCCGCCTTGCCTACTTCTGTACCCGAAGACTGGCCCTGCAGCTGGATGGCATGAGCAGTCACTCAGCTCACGTTATGTCTGCCCAGTCGACAGGCACACTGCCCACCACCCCTGCTCCTCAGCCCCCAACTAGCAACGCACCCTCTACACCCTTTAGTGACCTGCTTATGTGCCCTCAGCACCGGCCCCTGGTTTTTGGCCTCAGCTGTATCCTTCAA ACCATCCTCCTGTGTTGTCCTAGTGCCCTGGTTTGGCACTACTCGCTGACTGATAGCCGAATTAAGACTGGATCACCACTTGACCACCTGCCTATTGCCCCCTCCAACCTGCCCATGCCAGAGGGCAACAGTGCCTTCACTCAACAG GTCCGTGCAAAGTTACGGGAGATCGAGCAGCAGATCAAGGAGCGCGGACAGGCAGTTGAGGTCCGCTGGTCTTTTGATAAGTGTCAGGAAGCTACTGCAG GCTTCACTATTGGACGGGTGCTCCACACTCTGGAAGTGCTGGACAGCCATAGTTTTGAGCGCTCTGACTTCAGCAACTCTCTTGACTCCCTTTGTAACCGAATCTTTGGCTTGGGGCCTAGCAAGGATGGCCATGAG ATCTCCTCAGATGACGATGCCGTGGTCTCTCTGCTGTGTGAATGGGCTGTCAGCTGCAAGCGGTCCGGCCGGCACCGCGCCATGGTGGTGGCCAAGCTCCTGGAGAAGAGGCAGGCGGAGATCGAAGCTGAG CGCTGTGGAGAATCGGAAGTCGCAGACGAGAAAGGTTCCATCGCCTCTGGCTCCCTTTCTGCTTCCAGTGCTCCCATTTTCCAGGACGTCCTCCTTCAGTTTCTGGATACACAGGCTCCCATGCTGA cGGACCCCCGAAGTGAGAGCGAGCGGGTGGAATTCTTTAACTTGGTACTGCTGTTCTGTGAACTGATTCGACATGATGTTTTCTCCCACAACATGTATACTTGCACCCTCATCTCCCGAGGGGACCTTGCCTTTGGAGCCCCTGGGCCACGGCCTCCCTCTCCCTTTGACGACCCTGCTGATGACTCCGAGCGCAAAGAGGCTGAGGGCAGCAGCAGTAGCAAGCTGGAG GATCCAGGGCTCTCGGAGTCTATCGACATCGACCCGAGTTCCAGCGTGCTCTTTGAGGACATGGAGAAGCCTGATTTCTCA TTGTTCTCCCCAACCATGCCCTGTGAGGGGAAGGGCAGCCCTTCCCCCGAGAAAGCAGACGTTGAGAAGGAGGTGAAGCCACCAGCCAAGGAGAAGATAGAAGGAACTCTCGGGGTTCTTTACGAGCAGCCGCGGCATGTGCAATATGCCACCCACTTTCCGATACCGCAG GAGGAGTCCTGCAGCCATGAGTGCAACCAGCGCTTGGTCGTACTGTTTGGGGTGGGAAAGCAGCGAGATGATGCCCGCCATGCCATCAAGAAAATCACCAAGGATATTCTGAAGGTTCTGAACCGCAAGGGGACAGCGGAAACTG ACCAGCTTGCTCCTATTGTGCCTCTGAATCCTGGAGACCTGACATTCTTAG GTGGGGAGGATGGGCAGAAGCGGAGGCGCAGCCGGCCTGAAGCCTTCCCCACAGCCGAAGATATCTTCGCTAAGTTCCAGCACCTTTCACATTATGACCAACACCAGGTCACTGCTCAG GTCTCCCGGAATGTTCTGGAGCAGATCACAAGCTTTGCCCTTGGCATGTCGTACCACCTGCCCCTGGTGCAGCACGTGCAGTTCATCTTTGACCTCATGGAATACTCGCTCAGCATCAGTGGCCTCATCGACTTTGCCATTCAG CTGCTGAATGAGCTGAGTGTCGTCGAGGCCGAGCTGCTTCTCAAATCCTCCGACTTGGTGGGCAGCTACACGACCAGCCTGTGCCTGTGCATCGTGGCTGTCCTGCGGCACTATCATGCCTGCCTCATCCTCAACCAGGACCAGATGGCACAGGTCTTCGAGGG GCTGTGTGGCGTAGTGAAACACGGGATGAACCGGTCAGATGGCTCCTCCGCCGAGCGTTGTATCCTAGCTTATCTCTATGATCTGTACACCTCCTGTAGCCATTTAAAGATCAAATTTGGGGAGCTTTTCAG CGACTTCTGCTCCAAGGTCAAGAACACCATCTATTGCAACGTGGAGCCATCAGAATCCAATATGCGCTGGGCACCTGAATTCATGATCGACACTCTGGAGAACCCTGCCGCTCACACCTTCACCTACATGGGGCTAGGCAAGAGTCTTAGTGAGAACCCTGCTAACCGCTACAGCTTTGTCTGCAATGCCCTTATGCACGTCTGTGTGGGGCACCATGATCCCGATAG GGTTAATGACATCGCAATCCTGTGCGCTGAGCTGACTGGCTATTGCAAGTCACTGAGTGCGGAATGGCTGGGAGTACTGAAGGCCTTGTGCTGCTCCTCTAACAATGGCACTTGTGGTTTCAACGACCTCCTCTGCAATGTGGAT GTCAGTGACCTGTCTTTTCATGACTCCCTGGCCACTTTTGTCGCCATCCTTATCGCTCGGCAGTGTTTGCTTCTTGAGGATCTGATTCGCTGTGCTGCTATCCCGTCACTCCTTAATGCTG CGTGCAGTGAACAGGACTCTGAGCCAGGGGCCCGGCTTACCTGCCGCATCCTCCTCCATCTTTTCAAGACACCTCAGCTCAATCCTTGCCAGTCCGATGGCA CTCCCTCCCCAGACAAGCCTGCTGTAGGAATCCGCTCCTCCTGTGACCGCCACCTGCTGGCTGCCTCTCAGAACCGCATCGTGGATGGAGCTGTGTTTGCTGTTCTCAAGGCTGTGTTTGTACTTG GGGACGCGGAACTGAAGGGCTCAGGCTTCACTGTGACAGGAGGAACggaagaacttgcagaggaggagggaggaggtgtcAGCGGCGGTCGGAGGCAGGGTGGCCGCAGCGTCTCTGTGGAGACAGCCAGTCTGGATGTCTATGCCAAGTACGTGCTGCGCAGCATCTGCCAACAG GAATGGGTAGGAGAGCGTTGCCTCAAGTCGCTGTGTGAGGACAGCAATGACCTACAAGACCCAGTGCTGAGTAGTGCCCAGGCCCAGCGGCTCATGCAGCTCATCTGCTACCCACACCGTGTGCTGGACAGCGAGGACGGGGAGAACCCGCAGCGCCAGCGCATTAAGCGTATTCTCCAG AACCTGGACCAGTGGACCATGCGCCAGTCTTCCCTGGAACTGCAGCTCATGATCAAGCAGACCCCCAACAAT GAGATGAACTCCCTGTTAGAAAACATTGCCAAGGCCACAATCGAGGTTTTCCAACAGTCAGCCGAGACAGGGTCGTCTTCGGGAAACACTGCGAGCAACATGGCCAGCAGCAACAAGACCAAGCCCGTGCTCAG CTCTCTAGAGCGCTCCGGTGTCTGGCTGGTGGCCCCTCTCATTGCTAAACTGCCCACCTCTGTCCAGGGGCACGTGCTAAAGGCtgcaggggaggagctggagaagGGCCAGCACTTGGGTTCTTCTTCCCGCAAAGAACGTGACCGGCAAAAGCAAAAGAG CATGTCCCTCTTGAGCCAGCAGCCCTTCTTATCACTGGTGCTGACATGTCTGAAAGGACAGGATGAGCAGCGCGAGGGCCTCCTCACCTCCCTCTATAGCCAGGTGCACCAG ATTGTGAATAATTGGCGAGATGACCAGTACTTAGATGATTGCAAACCAAAGCAGCTAATGCATGAGGCTCTTAAACTGCGGCTCAATCTG GTGGGCGGCATGTTTGACACGGTGCAGCGCAGCACGCAGCAGACCACGGAGTGGGCGGTGCTCCTCCTCGAGATCATCATTAGCGGCACCGTGGACATGCAGTCCAACAA CGAGCTCTTCACTACTGTGTTGGACATGCTGAGTGTGCTCATCAACGGGACGCTGGCCGCAGACATGTCCAGCATCTCTCAAGGCAGCATGGAGGAGAACAAACGTGCGTACATGAACCTGGTGAAGAAGCTGCAG AAGGAGTTGGGGGAACGCCAGTCAGACAGTCTGGAAAAGGTTTACCAGCTGCTGCCACTGCCCAAGCCGACCCGTGATGTCATCACCTGCGAACCACAGGGCTCCCTTATTGACACCAAGGGCAACAAGATTGCTGGCTTTGACTCCATCTTCAAGAAGGAG GGTCTACAGGTTTCCACCAAACAAAAGATCTCTCCCTGGGATCTTTTTGAGGGCTTGAAGCCGTCAGCGCCCCTGTCTTGGGGCTGGTTTGGAACAGTCCGGGTAGACCGGCGGGTGGCCCGAGGCGAGGAGCAGCAGCGCCTGCTGCTCTACCACACACACCTGAGGCCCCGGCCCCGGGCTTATTATCTGGAGCCCCTGCCACTGCCGCCAGAGGATGAGGAGCCCCCTGCTCCCACCCTGCTGGAGCCTGAGAAAAAGCCTCCAGAGCCCCCCAAAACGGACAAACCTGGGGCCGCACCAGCCAGTACTGAGGAGCGCAAGAAGAAGTCCACCAAGGGCAAGAAACGCAGCCAGCCGGCCGCCAAGACAGAG GAGTACGGAATGGGCCCAGGCCGGAGCGGCCCCTACGGTGTGACGGTGCCTCCAGACCTCCTGCACCACACTAACCCTGGTTCTATAACGCACGTTAGCTACAGGCAGGGCCCCATAGGCCTCTACACCCAGAACCAGCCACTCCCTGCAG GCGGCCCTCGTGTGGACCCATACCGCCCTGTGAGGTTACCCATGCAGAAGCTGCCGGCTCGACCACCCTACCCTGCAGTGCTGCCCACAGCCATGACCGGGGTCATGGGCCTGGAACCCTCTTCCTACAAGCCCTCCATGTACCGCCAGCAGCAGCCTGCTGTGCCCCAAGGCCAGCGCCTCCGCCAACAGCTCCAGGCAAAGATA cAGAGTCAGGGGATGCTGGGCCAGTCATCTGTCCACCAGATGACTCCCAGCTCTTCGTACGGCTTGCAGACCTCCCAG GGCTATACTCCTTACGTTTCTCACGTGGGATTGCAGCAGCACGCAGGCCCCACAG ATCCCACTCGTCACCTGCAGCAGCGGCCCAGTGGCTATGTACACCAGCAGGCCCCATCCTACGGACACGGACTGACCTCCACTCAAAG GTTTTCACATCAGACCCTGCAGCAGACATCCATGATAGGCAGCCTGACCCCGCTGGGCGCTCAGGGGGTCCAGGCTGCAGTCCGGTCAGCTGCCATCCTgcctgagcagcagcagcagcagcaacagcagcagcagcagcagcagcaacagcagcagcagcaacagcagcagcaacaacaacaacaacaataccacattcggcagcagcagcagcaacagcagcagatcCTGCGG caacagcagcagcagcagcagcagcagccgccgccACCGCAGCAAGCACACCAGCAGCCGCAGCAGCAGCCGCCACCGCAGCCGCAGCAGCAGCAAGcggcccctccccagccccagccccagtcccagccccag TTCCAGcgccaggggctccagcagacccaGCAACAGCAGCAGACAGCAGCTTTGGTGCGGCAGCTCCAACAGCAGCTCTCCA ATACGCAGCCCCAGCCCAGTACCAACATATTTGGACGCTACTGA